The genomic region agatgaaaaaaagaatagcATTTTGATCTTTAATTGTGTTTAAGTTACAAACactatataattaatttaaaaagtcagcAGTTATAAAGAAATATAATAGGGTCACTGAATGATTCATTGTTTTCACTCTCTGGCTGTTTGGGCGCCGTTTGTAAAGTTAGTCAAAAATTAATCGAATCATTTAGCttgtcaaaaaacaataaaaaataggtTAGtgtttcaaagtcatattttcacaatattattcattaatttataaatgataaatgtcacagtttgaAACTGTTGTACAGAACCTTGTAGAATACAATacagtcagtctaagtctaagacaGATGTTCCCCTGATGTCCCCTGATGTTCCCAGATGTTCCCTCATGTTCCCTGATGTTCCCAGATGTCCCCTGATGTTCCCAGATTATCCCTGATGTTCCCAGATGTCCCCAGATGTTCCCAGATGTTCCCAGATTACCCCTGATGTTCCCAGATGTCCCCAGATTATCCCAGATGTCCCCAGATGTTCCCAGATGTTCCCAGATTATCCCTGATGTTCCCAGATGTCCCCAGATGTTCCCAGATTATCCCTGATGTTCCCAGATGTCCCCAGATGTTCCCAGATGTCCCCTGATGTTCCCCTCATGTTCCCCGATGTTCCCCTCATGTTCCCTGATGTTCCCCTCATGTTCCCTTCATGTCCCCTGATGTTCCCCTCATGTTCCCCGATGTTCCCCTCATGTTCCCTGATGTCCCCTCATGTCCCCTGATGTTCCCTGATGTTCCCAGATGTTCCCAGATTATCCCATATGTTCCCAGATGTCCCCTGATGTTCCCCTCATGTTCCCTTCATGTCCCCTGATGTTCCCCTCACGTTCCCTTCATGTCCCCTGATGTTCCCCTCATGTTCCCTGATGTCCCCTCATGTTCCCAGATGTTCCCAGATTATCCCAGATGTCCCCAGATGTTCCCAGATGTCCCCTGATGTTCCCTTCATGTTCCCAGATGTTCCAGCAGCAACAATCGATGGCTGTGATTGGCTACAGGATGGAAACCTTGTTGATCTGAAGCTCGGCtggttaaaaatacattttctgctcATTATTTAGGATTGAATTATATCCAAGTTTCCTTTCTCAAATCAAAAAACAGTTGAAAGCTGAATCATTTTAGAAACAATcttttagttgtattttctaTCATAAACTCAATCTTTTTGTGAGTGGAAAACCAAACaagcacttttaaaaagagCCATTCTGCAGCCTACAGGTTCGGTGTGAGATGCTGCAGCAgtgaatgtgtttgtgctgcaggtgGGAGCTGTGTCGGTGTTTTACCTGCGCTGAGCTCATCCAGCAGAGCCTGGCGCCCAGCAGGGCCAGAGGCAGCAGCTCCCACAGCTTCATGTTGACCGTCGATGCTAACGCTCCGTCTTCCTGCCCGACGCGCCACAAATGGGGGAAATTTTCCAGACGGCAGCTTTTTATGGCGCGGCGTTCACCTGATACCTGTTTCCATTCAGGGAGGTCTCAGTCTCCTCCCCACCAAATGCAAAACGTCCTGCAGGGCTGGAAGAAATCTATCACACCTGGGCTCACCTGGAGCCGCCACCTCCtctaaaggaaaacattttattggaaaataaaGACGTGCAGCACAACGACAGACCCAGAAACCAACATGCAGTTTTACTGCCGGGCTGAAGAgatagtttcagttttaaatacgattataaagtcagaatatcacaagaataaattatttatgagAACGTTTATTCAAAAACCTGTTAACAATGAAAAAGAGTGAAGTTGAGGATAGTTTGGTATCGATTTTACAAATAAGGAAATTCCAGCTACAAGAAAGTGGAAACAgtgaaagaaatatttacaataatatttattttataagtaaagaaaatataataaaaaataaggaaatttttcatcttttatcaGCTACTTTCAgggtttattattaaaatagaacattttaatcagaaataatttatcaccaaataagcaacattttaaattcagcatTAGATGAATAAACAGGCCTGAGCTCAGTAacagttttatagtttttatctttGCTCAGGTTCTGGAGCAAAGCGTCGCTGAGTTCAGTCTGAAAGGAGGAACTGGTCATCAAAACGGATTTAAACTCAAATCAGGAAAACTGAATCGAAGCTGTGAAATCCtggaaaaatctgattttaatgtttgataATTGGGCCGAGCGGCTGAATGATGTCAGACTGAATATTTTACACCCAGAACATAAATCCTGTCTGATTAATCTGGACCAGGtttgattttaaagtgaaacatctgaaatgtttctggaTTAAAGACAAATGTACAGATTTTCTGAGGTAACCTTTAATAATGCGGGAGCTGCGTTCCCTTCGTCTGAAATCTGTTTGAATGTGGATATTCCTGATGTTTTGTGGACGTTTTTCCAGGCTGTTTAATCCTGAATGTCCTCCGCACAAAGAACACCGGCTGGATTTGCATGTGTTGATCtgcaaataaaagctgtttcCCTTTTAAAATCAGGATGTAAATCAGGATCAGGGTTTAGTTTTCCATCAGCTGCAGCGAAGCGGAGCGGAGCGGCGGGTTGGACTTTCGGTTCAGGACAAACACGAGCAGAACCGGTTAACGTTTTATtgctcataaaaacaaaagttccgATGATTTCTGACGGTTTATATTGGATCAGAGCAGAGCTCAGCGCCTGCAGCACGTCACCGCTGAACCCAGAGAAAGTCCAGGTTCAGGTGTGAGTGGCGCGCTGCAGCAGCGTGCAGGCcgcagccagcagcagctgctgcagcctgcGGCCTGCAGACACGCAGCCCGACCCCGCCGTGGGGGCGGCAGAGGTCAGGGGCGTCGTACCGCTACTGCTGCCTGGGGGGTTCCGGCTGGGAGCCGCCGTGATCCGGGTCGTCGCAGACGGCTGGACGTCCGTCTGGGGGGCGGTGGTGTTGGAGGGGTGGGTGGAGGAGGTGGGTGGGGCTCTGGTGGGGCTGTCACTGCTGCCGCCGGGGGGCGTACCGGTCTCCGAGGGGGGGGGCGACCAGCTGAGCGTAGACTGGAGGGTCGCATTAGTCCCTGTGATGGTTGAGATGAGGGTGGTCGCCATGACGACAGTGGAGGAGCTGTAGCTGGAGGAGGTGGTGTCCTGAGCCTGCAGGGGGAGGAGAGGCGGAGTGAGAACCGACCTGCACCTGGAACACCTGGAACCACACCTGGAACACTTGGAACACCTGGAACAACACTTGGAACACCTGGAACAACACCTGGAACAACACCTGGAACAACACCTGGAACACCTGGAACAACACCTGGAACACTTGGAACACCTGGAACACTTGGAACACCTGGAACAACACTTGGAACACTTGGAACAACACCTGGAACAACACCTGGAACCACACCTGGAACACTTGGAACACTTGGAACACCTGGAACAACACTTGGAACACCTGGAACAACACCTGGAACAACACCTGGAACAACACCTGGAACACTTGGAACATTTGGAACAACACCTGGAACACTTGGAACACCTGGAACAACACCTGGAACACTTGGAACATTTGGAACCACACCTGGAACACTTGGAACACCTGGAACAACACTTGGAACACCTGGAACAACACCTGGAACAACACCTGGAACACTTGGAACATTTGGAACCACACCTGGAACAACACCTGGAACCactgttatgttccggggttCTCTGGTTCTCTTGGTGGGGTTTTTCCTGTGCGCCTTTTCCACCtcttaccaccagatggcgacaggtTCCGGTTGGAGTGCGGTGGTGTCATCAGCCACAGCTGTCATCTATTACCCTCATCAGCGGAGCATACTTAAGGAGTTGACCGCCAGTCCAgcgtcgcctgagtgtttgccagtcacggtacctctgagcccccttgAGCCCTGTCTCTGTGTTCCTCGTTGCCTTGAGCCTTCCAGTGATTCTCTTTGTGCTCCTCTGTTGCCTTCAGGTGATCCCTTTGACACTCTGGACCCGTGGACCAGATCCTGGCAGTTTCCTTGGTTTCAGAAcctccctcgtgacgccgtggaagatacccactggttgcccgagttcccagactcacctctccgttGTTTTGCAAGTATCTCCTGGACCCCACGGCTGGCGGTCGAACCACTCCTCTGTGTCTCCGTTGCACCCGAGCCTATGTCCGTTCTCCGCCGCACTCCTCCGTTTGTTCCTGGACCCACTAAGAGACCGAGACCCTGGACATACTCAGTTACCCTCCAAGATTCAGATCCAGCCACCACCAAGTAAGAACAACCTGTGTTTCATCTGAGTTTTCCATATTCCCAcgacccctgaactcaccagTCTGCTTTTTCCCCTCGCAGTGAACCACTGCTGCCCGTTACAGTTGATTCCCTGGACCAGACCACCTTCCCACACTCTGATAATTGTGTAcctaaataaatcatttaaactgattcttactctcctgtcttgtgttctgcatgtgggctagaaACCTTTAACCCATCATGACAACCACACCTGGAACACTGCAGTTCCAAGATCTGACAACTATaataatctggaacaaacttccagaaaaatgCCAAAACAGCTTTTAGTTATAGATACATATTTAGTctgttaactaaatattttagtttggtAACTAAATAATGAAATCAACTGAATTGGTAAAATGTTTCTCTCCTGTCTCATAATCAGGTTCTGTGTCGTGTTTTGTGCTGAAATgttctaaacaaataaactcgacttgatttggatcagaaccagagaacAAACAGAGCTTCCTGTCTGAGCCTTCGGGTAATgacctgtgtgtgtgggtgtctgtgtgtgtgtctgtgtgtgtgtgtgtgtgcgtgtgtgcgtgtgtgtgggtgtgtgggtgtgtgtgagtgtatgcAAAGGAGCAGCATCATCTGTTCCATGATCACATTAAGGGACTTTGCATGCGGCTGCCGTCGCTGATCTGCGTTTCCTGCAGACGTCATCCTGTCTTTGCTTCAATCTCAGTTTCTGCTTCGTGTTTTTCCTCCAGATCTTCTCCTGCTGCCCTGCAGGAGCGTCTCCGGCCCGATCACAGCTCTTCTACGGTAGGGCCACGCTGGGCCACGTCGGGCCCCGTGTTGGGTGCCAATTAGTCAGCAGTCAAAATGTAGCAAGTAACACAAATAAATCGCCACAGGACTCGTTCCTGTCTGATTTATTCCAGCTGGTCTGTTTTACAGCGTATGATCAGCCTGTCTGataatgtgtgattttatacactgcaaaaacaaaatgatctttggtctagtttctagtgccaATATTTTAGTTAACTTGAAATAAGTCAGAACTAATTTATAAGTAACGTCTTAGTGAGATATGGCAGCTTGTTCAGTTCCTTAATATTTCATTATTCCTTAACATGGATTAATAAAAAAGTTCTTCCTCACTCAGACTCATCTGACGTTTCCCAGCCGATCAAAACATACAGAATAAAACCAGTACCCTCCTCCACCAGCAGGTGTCAGGCTTTGTCCTGCTcaaccagaacctgaacatgacctctgaccctgcagGCCCTGAACTGTCTCCATTTGCTCTGCAGCTCAGTTTATCTTTCATCACTGAATCTTCattaatgttccagttattCCAGTAAAACTGAGCCAAACCGTCGTTTTCCCATGATGCCTCTGTGAAATGCCATCATGGCTCCAGTTCATGTTAATCTGCTGGACAGTTATcttaccagaaccagaaccagctgcagCTTCCTTCTCTGATCTGATCGGGTTTATTTCCCGGCTGAAGCAGAACCTTCCCAGAGGCCGGCGGGTTGTTcactggttctactggttctgaTTACTGGTTCCGCCTGATTGGATCTGGGATCTGTTACTGACTAGATCCAACCCATCGATAACTTTACTGtttgtaactaaatatttaatttgaagttaaACATCTGTTGGTTTATCTGcttgttaactaaatattttgtttaaagtttttttaactaattttttattgtgacatttataaCTGAATggataaaatggttaaaatctgattttgaaaaattaacttttgttGTTATGAAAAACTGAATAACTAAAAttgttgctgttaattttttacattgtaGCTTCATAAACTCAAACTGGTTATATCCGAGTCACGTTCTGGTCTGCGACCGTCTACCGGTGAcggtccagttaaagtccaggcTACGCCCAGCAGAACCGGGCTCTGGGCAGGCTAACGGACCCGGTCACGGCCGACCCGTCAGAACCTGAAACCAGAAAACCCGGAGCAGCTGCAGCCGGCGCTGCATGGAAATCTGCATTTGAATGTCGCCATGCTTAAGCCGCTGAACCAAATGTCTGTTCTGGTTCCTGCGGGCCGGCCCGTTCTGCTTCCTTACCTGAGTGCAGCTCAGGAACATGACGACCAGAACCAGCACCTGGGTTCTCTCCATCCTGCCCGGGTCGTCCGTTTGTCTGTCCCCTCCTCCCGGTCTGCCGTTTTATACCTGAGTGGCGCCGCGGCGAGGTGATAACAGCTGATAACACTTCTGCTCTCAGACTCAACTTCCTGCAGGAGAAACGACCCAGAACTCTGGTTCTGTTCATGAAACAGAACCTCGCACTTCTGACCCGATTCAGACTGAACCATGAAACCTCTGAACCCCTTAAATACAGATTCACATGAACCCAGAAGGcagatgtgaataaaaacaggcagaaacgaaacattcagagagaaaaagcaggaaaaacgTTCAgctgcaaaataacaaaataataataaatattgttcCTGGAAACGACAGGATGAGGATGAGGCCGACAAACTCCTGGAATAGAATACAAtaatatagaataaaataaaatagaataacattaaattaaatagaaacgGCCTTTTCTCTCCTGCAAAGGGGAACGCATGTAGCCTCATTATCAGGTATGAATATTCACATAATAAAGCTCTTAAtgacttaaaaacaatgtatgaaAAATAAGATAAGcaataatagtaataacaaTATTATATCTATTATTGGTATAATGTATTATTGAACAGTTTTTCTGCACAGTTAATAGAAATAAGAATATCAGACTCAAAGGGAAACGTGAGTCGGATCACTTTCAccaaaatgtacataaaatctaaattatgtttttattttttacgtgTTTGAAGTAAATAAAGGTTTGAATTTCTAAACTGTTAAACTAGGATGACTGTTTATCTGGAGCTGCAGGGAAATTAACTGaatgttgtggttttattttcctgattGATGTTTTAATTGATGGATcataaatgtgatgttttaattGATGGATcataaatgtgatgttttaattGATGGATcataaatgtgatgttttaattGATGGATcataaatgtgatgttttaattGATGGATCATAAATGTGATATTCTGGTTTatgaaatgtttcctctgctGTGTTTAGTTTTTCCTCTCAGTTCTTCTGTTTCCACTCTGaacactttttctctttctatttactttaaatgtcaaaatgttaaaaaaaaaagacattctggattgaaacataaatttttgttttcttgaggAATATGTTTTTCCTTGAAAGAGAGAATTAAAAAAGtgatgaacttttttttcttgcgttTTTCTCTTGCATATTTTTctctataaaacatttatgtctGTCATTTCAAAAAGCCAACAGGAAAATGTTCCAcaaggagaaaaacaacttttagatattttaaattttgttttgttttgttttgactcaagacttttaaagtaaaaaagaagaTTTGACCAGACAGCAAACTGTCTTTCCTCCACCAAACTTTCTCTCCCAGATAGAGAGAAAGTTTGAACCGGCTTGAATCAGTCTCGCTTCAGTTAAATGCTTCGTAAGGAAACCAGCAGAGGAGACGATAAATCAGCTGAAACTGGGAGGAAACCACAGAAACCAGCAGCTAGGAGCTGATAACAGGTCCTGGTCAGACTGATGGTTTTATCGgcttttcttttccaatttGAGGCCAAACTGGAAATTTATCTGGGGAACAattttaaaccttaaaaatgaataaacagcttcCCGCCTGCTGCCCCTGCAGGGTTTGTCTGAGGCCAGAGCTCCAGGTCAGGCTGTGCGGGCCTCGcctaaaggtcagaggtcacggaAACAGAAAGGTTGGGAGGAGAAGAGCCAGTTGGTTGTTCTGCTCCGGGAGACAAGCTGCTCTTTGTGGCGTTTATCAGCTGCTGCGTTTTTCCTGCTGCGGCGCAGATAATGCTGCAGGACGCAGGGAGCCCAGTCCGCCCTGCAGCgcactggtttcactggtttagttgccatggtaacactaaacagagcagagaggaagcagcagccattttcatttaatcagtTTGAACACCACagtagtcttttccagcgtccaatcagatcgcttagaagcagaaatgaaatcCAGTGGGATCAGACTCTTCGCACGTACGGCGCTGACGTCATATCCGCTTGGCTAAAATGCGGCTTCTTGcttcgctttgagttaccatggcagctagaaaagacaaagtcttatttcagacacaaataaaacaatactatgaacattgctgtcttcctaatataatgggcttttaagttttcatggatttccaaacgatcctgaattaagaagatggTGACTTGTAAATATCcgttgctaccagttaaagctaacgctgcacagcaaagtttacagccttcacttcactccggatcaacttcttcagcctaaagcagaaggtaaaggagcctcctgtgttatttccatggaatcacttctgtattcagcctgaaagagtttatgggaaccagagagcagaccagagccagacagccgagctactgaccCGCCTggacacactgctgtaaacaccgtcctgcttcacaagaaacatgctaaactaataaagcgaagtaacacggagaccttaaggaacacggccatatttttctaaaagcaacaactttgaacctgaacagtcagctgacctctgacaccagagctgctctactgttaagctatgggctcgtTGTGTTTCCTCTCTGCGGAAGCAAAAAGCccgaaccgtaaaatccccgttac from Xiphophorus couchianus chromosome 13, X_couchianus-1.0, whole genome shotgun sequence harbors:
- the LOC114155432 gene encoding proline-rich receptor-like protein kinase PERK1 — translated: MERTQVLVLVVMFLSCTQAQDTTSSSYSSSTVVMATTLISTITGTNATLQSTLSWSPPPSETGTPPGGSSDSPTRAPPTSSTHPSNTTAPQTDVQPSATTRITAAPSRNPPGSSSGTTPLTSAAPTAGSGCVSAGRRLQQLLLAAACTLLQRATHT
- the LOC114155431 gene encoding uncharacterized protein LOC114155431, giving the protein MFRGSLVLLVGFFLCAFSTSYHQMATGSGWSAVVSSATAVIYYPHQRSILKELTASPASPECLPVTVIPLTLWTRGPDPGSFLGFRTSLVTPWKIPTGCPSSQTHLSVVLQVSPGPHGWRSNHSSVSPLHPSLCPFSAALLRLFLDPLRDRDPGHTQLPSKIQIQPPPMNHCCPLQLIPWTRPPSHTLIIVYLNKSFKLILTLLSCVLHVG